TTCCCGCATTATTAGCAATGCTTCAAAATCAGATAATTGATCTATTGCATCTGCCTCATCACTAAACGGTTCGCTAAAAATTTTAATTTCATATTTTCCCGATAATTTTTCTATATCAACAAACTGTTGAGAAACATTTTGATAATCGTCCAAGATAGCTACTTTAAGCATTTTTAATTTCCTTATTTGATAAAAATAAACCTAATATAATTAAAATGGCGCCAATCAAGTGAAAAAATCTAAATTGTTCATTATAAAAAAGTATTGCCATTATTGTGCTAAACAACGGAATTAAAGATAAGAAAATACCTGCTCTATTTGCCCCAATGATAGAAACAGCACCTGCCCAACAGTAGTAAGATCCTATGCTTGGAAAGAGAGCTAGAAATATCAAGGTATAAATTATATTTATATCAAACGTAATTAATTCGCCATTTGAGTACTCATATAAAAATTGTGGAAACACACTAATTAAACCGAATGTACAAATTATGTGAACCAAAGTTAATAATGGAAGAGTAAACTTTTTTTTCTTTAAGAGGGTTGAATAAACCCCCCAAGTAATGACACCTCCTATCATTATCAAGTCTCCTTTGTTAAAATTTAATGAGAGTAAAATATCTAGTTTGAGTCTTGTAATAATTGCTAAAATTCCACACACTGAAATAATAAGACCCAGAATTTGAAATTTATTTGTTTTTTCAACTTTAAATAAAAAACAAAGTAAAATTATTATAGCTGGGATAGCAGTATTAAAAAGAGATGCGTTAATGACTTGAGTATAAATTAAAGATAAATAAGTAAAAGAGTTAAATAAACCAACACTTGTAAAACCCAAAAAGAATAATAAAGGTAAATTATTTAAAATCGTGTCTTTATATTTTATTATTTCCTTGTAGGTGAAAGGCAACAATATAATCCAAACAAGTGACCAGCGATAAAAAACTAAAGATAAAGGAGGTATTTCAACTAAAAAAGCATACTTGCCAACCATAAAATTGCCAGCCCAGAATAAGGTAGCGCATACCAGCATTATATATGCTTTGGTATTTTGCATTTTACTAATTAAATCTTGTTGAGCTATAAGGGGCTAAATTTAAATTTGTGTTTTCTTTAGCTATCATTCCAGAAACAATCTTTCCAGATATTGGTCCTAATGTCCATCCTAAATGATGATGACCAAAACAATAAAATACATTTTTATGATTTTTTGAGGGACCCATAACTGGCAAAAAATCTGGCAAAGTTGGTCTAAATCCTAACCATTCATCTTCATGTTCTGGCAAATCTCCCAACATATATTTTGCATTGTTAATCAAATTTTTAATACGAGATTTTGAAAGAGGATTTTTTAATCCTCCAAACTCTACTGTACCTACAACTCTTAACCCTTGTTCCATTGGAGTGATTCCAAACCCTCGATTTGAAAAAATAACTGGTCTTTGTAAAAGATGATCACAGTTCTTAAAATGAACATGGTAACCACGCTCAGTATCTAAAGGTATTTTTTCATCTAAATTATCAGTTAATTTTTTTGAAAAGGCCCCACAGGCTACCACGACTCTATCAAACAAATATTTTTCTGACTCGGTCTTTAATATTGGTTGTTCGTCCTGGAAAT
The DNA window shown above is from Candidatus Pelagibacter sp. RS39 and carries:
- a CDS encoding DMT family transporter → MQNTKAYIMLVCATLFWAGNFMVGKYAFLVEIPPLSLVFYRWSLVWIILLPFTYKEIIKYKDTILNNLPLLFFLGFTSVGLFNSFTYLSLIYTQVINASLFNTAIPAIIILLCFLFKVEKTNKFQILGLIISVCGILAIITRLKLDILLSLNFNKGDLIMIGGVITWGVYSTLLKKKKFTLPLLTLVHIICTFGLISVFPQFLYEYSNGELITFDINIIYTLIFLALFPSIGSYYCWAGAVSIIGANRAGIFLSLIPLFSTIMAILFYNEQFRFFHLIGAILIILGLFLSNKEIKNA